From the Xiphophorus maculatus strain JP 163 A chromosome 20, X_maculatus-5.0-male, whole genome shotgun sequence genome, one window contains:
- the LOC102238176 gene encoding hyaluronidase-2-like — translation CRAEKDTRDTTEYMLYWTLRDWRVQLLIVLLWDGVCAPKVKPTTWPLYSKKPLLLTWNVPTQDCGSRHGVSLQLDQFQIVASPSQIFVGQNLTLFYHDRLGLYPYFKKDETPVRGGLPQAASLSQHLSEMQKGVDKYIPNRDALGLAVIDWEEWRPLWIRNWGSKDIYRKQSRELVRQKNPTWSEEQVGKVAQLEFEMSAKTFMVETLRRAKHLRPNTLWGFYLFPDCYNHDYLKSLEGYTGRCPDVEVARNEQLKWLWTESTALFPSIYIRNVLRSSSLGRQFVRHRVREGMRVSSFGDELARPVFVYTRPIYNDHPEQLTEFDLVSTIGESVALGAAGIIMWGDVTHAKNKTTCSDLNAYLQGTLSQYLLNVSTAAELCSQTLCGSHGRCLRKRWDKDVYLHLNPLTHRIERQNGKLTVIGKLGDPDKVLLDMDFQCQCYRGFQGKGCDHTDQLHQKGAATRTRTSALQSIIFLITVVLLC, via the exons TGTAGGGCCGAGAAGGACACTCGAGACACAACTGAATACATGTTGTATTGGACTCTTCGTGACTGGAGAGTACAGCTCCTGATTGTTCTGCTCTGGGACGGCGTCTGCGCTCCGAAAGTGAAACCTACAACATGGCCCCTGTACTCCAAGAAGCCCCTTCTCCTCACCTGGAATGTCCCGACTCAGGACTGTGGCTCCCGGCATGGCGTTTCTTTGCAGCTGGACCAGTTCCAGATTGTGGCCTCGCCAAGTCAGATCTTCGTCGGGCAGAACTTGACCTTGTTCTATCACGACCGCTTGGGCTTGTACCCCTACTTTAAGAAGGATGAGACGCCGGTGCGCGGTGGGCTGCCACAGGCCGCCAGTCTCTCGCAGCACCTCAGCGAAATGCAGAAAGGTGTTGATAAGTACATACCAAACCGGGACGCTCTAGGTTTAGCGGTTATTGACTGGGAAGAGTGGAGGCCCCTTTGGATACGAAACTGGGGATCCAAAGACATCTACCGAAAACAGTCCCGTGAACTGGTGCGCCAGAAGAACCCAACTTGGTCCGAGGAGCAGGTGGGAAAAGTGGCCCAGCTGGAGTTTGAGATGTCTGCTAAGACGTTCATGGTGGAGACGCTACGCCGCGCCAAACACCTGCGGCCCAACACTCTGTGGGGGTTCTACCTGTTCCCGGACTGCTACAACCACGACTACCTGAAGTCCCTGGAGGGTTACACAGGCCGCTGCCCCGACGTGGAGGTGGCCCGCAATGAGCAGCTAAAGTGGCTGTGGACGGAGAGCACGGCGCTCTTCCCCTCCATCTACATTCGCAACGTGCTGCGCTCCTCTTCCCTAGGACGGCAGTTTGTGCGGCACCGTGTGAGAGAAGGGATGCGTGTGTCTTCATTCGGCGACGAGTTGGCACGTCCTGTCTTTGTGTACACCCGGCCCATCTACAACGACCATCCGGAACAGCTGACAGAG TTTGACCTGGTGTCCACCATCGGGGAGAGTGTCGCTCTGGGAGCTGCAGGAATCATCATGTGGGGAGATGTAacacatgcaaaaaacaaa ACCACCTGCTCTGACCTGAACGCGTATCTTCAGGGCACACTGAGCCAATACCTCCTCAACGTCTCCACGGCAGCAGAGCTCTGCAGCCAGACCCTGTGCGGTTCCCACGGCCGCTGCCTTCGCAAACGTTGGGACAAGGATGTTTACCTTCACCTCAACCCCCTCACACACCGCATCGAGAGGCAAAACGGCAAACTGACGGTGATCGGCAAGCTAGGAGACCCAGACAAGGTGCTTCTTGACATGGACTTTCAGTGCCAGTGCTACAGGGGCTTTCAGGGGAAAGGCTGTGATCATACAGACCAGCTGCACCAAAAAGGGGCGGCGACTCGAACCAGAACATCAGCGCTCCAGTCTATCATCTTCCTGATAACCGTTGTGCTCCTGTGTTAA